From a single Vitis vinifera cultivar Pinot Noir 40024 chromosome 18, ASM3070453v1 genomic region:
- the LOC100247132 gene encoding PHD finger protein EHD3 isoform X1 — protein MFGDGNTSNADGNEHTAPAVLCRSEAVQNGFAVGTGIDVTDGSSSGGFQTYKRRKRRKGSLETEPIKDGRCLVKAGTQLADEDLLASCLPRRKRPSKTVKQSMDVGLLNNFSKRAVIPMIDHHAIVNGLDDSPQQHWRNIVLDQMYRSLSDSEGGIRGCVRAALLSCPEVDHTTTIKKPVHFHKDVRCPPHTGLLPNESASRSHVGVTSNGSLSESDHHTITELCRRSFFKLIMSEKFASLCKLMLENFQGIKVDNFFDFSLIHSRMIEGAYERSPMLFSSDVQQVWKKLQRIGTEIVSLGTTLSEMSRTSYSELVEGAVLSASEDGKNEVCTRESDSHTKLEQLVACGVFKVCSCRHCGEKADGRDCLVCDSCEEVYHISCVEPAVKVIPHKSWYCVDCIASRLPHENCVVCKKLNAQRTLINGVGDDIISMNEETDMELEESSNCITEVGIQQQKETKYFQLCKICGSDMEFGEHLLECGHPFCPNKYYHKSCLTSTELRMYGPCWYCPSCLCRACLTDRDDEKIILCDGCDHAYHIYCMNPPRTSIPRGKWFCRKCDADIQKIRKAKMVFEDLERERKQKGEQVIDKDEEGPMDILLNAAQTLNLQEELAAIRMDR, from the exons ATGTTTGGTGATGGGAATACGAGCAATGCGGATGGGAATGAACACACGGCACCAGCTGTTCTTTGCAGGAGTGAAGCAGTGCAAAACGGGTTTGCGGTTGGAACTGGCATTGATGTCACTGATGGGAGCTCGAGTGGGGGTTTCCAAACTTATAAGAGGCGGAAGCGCAGGAAGGGGAGTTTAGAAACTGAACCTATAAAAGATGGAAGGTGTTTGGTCAAAGCGGGGACTCAATTAGCTGATGAG GATCTTCTTGCAAGTTGCCTCCCACGAAGAAAAAGGCCCTCAAAG ACTGTAAAACAATCAATGGATGTAGGTTTACTCAATAATTTTTCTAAGCGAGCGGTTATTCCTATGATAGATCATCATGCTATTGTGAATGGATTAGATGACAGCCCACAGCAGCATTGGAGAAATATTGTACTGGACCAGATGTACCGATCATTAAGTGATAGTGAAGGTGGTATTCGGGGCTGTGTCCGAGCTGCACTCCTATCTTGTCCAGAAGTTGATCATACAACCACAATTAAG AAACCTGTGCACTTTCACAAAGATGTACGCTGTCCTCCCCACACAGGCTTGTTGCCAAATGAATCTGCAAGCAGAAGTCATGTGGGTGTAACATCTAATGGATCTCTCAGTGAATCAGATCATCATACTATCACTGAGCTGTGTCGGCGATCTTTCTTTAAGTTGATAATGTCAGAGAAGTTTGCATCACTATGTAAACTAATGTTGGAAAACTTCCAAGGAATCAAGGTTGACAATTTTTTTGATTTTAGTCTTATACACTCAAGGATGATTGAAGGAGCTTATGAGCGTTCACCCATGCTTTTCTCTTCAGATGTTCAGCAG GTATGGAAAAAGCTTCAAAGAATTGGTACTGAAATAGTTTCTCTTGGAACGACCCTTTCGGAAATGTCAAGGACTTCTTATTCTGAATTG GTGGAAGGTGCAGTGCTCAGTGCTTCTGAAGATGGCAAAAATGAG GTCTGTACCAGGGAATCAGACTCGCACACTAAACTAGAGCAACTAGTGGCTTGTGGTGTGTTCAAAGTTTGCAGTTGCAGACATTGTGGTGAGAAGGCAGATGGGAGAGATTGCTTAGTATGTGATTCCTGTGAGGAAGTATACCATATTTCCTGTGTTGAGCCTGCTGTCAAAGTGATTCCCCACAAAAGTTGGTATTGTGTTGACTGCATTGCGAGTAGGTTACCCCATGAGAACTGTGTGGTCTGTAAGAAGCTGAATGCTCAGAGAACCCTAATTAATGGGGTTGGTGATGATATCATATCAATGAATGAAGAAACAGATATGGAATTGGAAGAGAGTTCCAATTGCATAACAGAAGTTGGAATTCAACAACAGAAAGAAACCAAATACTTCCAACTTTGTAAAATTTGTGGAAGTGACATGGAATTTGGCGAACATCTGTTGGAATGTGGCCACCCATTCTGCCCTAATAAATACTACCATAAGAGTTGCCTGACAAGTACAGAATTAAGGATGTATGGTCCCTGTTGGTACTGCCCTTCCTGTCTTTGTAGAGCTTGCCTTACTGATCGTGACGATGAGAAGATCATTCTTTGTGATGGCTGTGACCATGCATACCACATTTATTGCATGAATCCTCCGCGCACTTCAATTCCAAGAGGCAAATGGTTTTGCAGAAAATGCGATGCTGATATCCAGAAAATACGCAAGGCAAAAATGGTATTTGAGGACCTTGAAAGGGAAAGGAAACAGAAAGGTGAACAGGTGATCGATAAAGATGAAGAGGGACCGATGGATATTCTACTGAATGCGGCCCAGACTCTTAACTTGCAGGAAGAATTGGCTGCCATCCGCATGGATAGGTAA
- the LOC100247132 gene encoding PHD finger protein EHD3 isoform X2, which translates to MFGDGNTSNADGNEHTAPAVLCRSEAVQNGFAVGTGIDVTDGSSSGGFQTYKRRKRRKGSLETEPIKDGRCLVKAGTQLADETVKQSMDVGLLNNFSKRAVIPMIDHHAIVNGLDDSPQQHWRNIVLDQMYRSLSDSEGGIRGCVRAALLSCPEVDHTTTIKKPVHFHKDVRCPPHTGLLPNESASRSHVGVTSNGSLSESDHHTITELCRRSFFKLIMSEKFASLCKLMLENFQGIKVDNFFDFSLIHSRMIEGAYERSPMLFSSDVQQVWKKLQRIGTEIVSLGTTLSEMSRTSYSELVEGAVLSASEDGKNEVCTRESDSHTKLEQLVACGVFKVCSCRHCGEKADGRDCLVCDSCEEVYHISCVEPAVKVIPHKSWYCVDCIASRLPHENCVVCKKLNAQRTLINGVGDDIISMNEETDMELEESSNCITEVGIQQQKETKYFQLCKICGSDMEFGEHLLECGHPFCPNKYYHKSCLTSTELRMYGPCWYCPSCLCRACLTDRDDEKIILCDGCDHAYHIYCMNPPRTSIPRGKWFCRKCDADIQKIRKAKMVFEDLERERKQKGEQVIDKDEEGPMDILLNAAQTLNLQEELAAIRMDR; encoded by the exons ATGTTTGGTGATGGGAATACGAGCAATGCGGATGGGAATGAACACACGGCACCAGCTGTTCTTTGCAGGAGTGAAGCAGTGCAAAACGGGTTTGCGGTTGGAACTGGCATTGATGTCACTGATGGGAGCTCGAGTGGGGGTTTCCAAACTTATAAGAGGCGGAAGCGCAGGAAGGGGAGTTTAGAAACTGAACCTATAAAAGATGGAAGGTGTTTGGTCAAAGCGGGGACTCAATTAGCTGATGAG ACTGTAAAACAATCAATGGATGTAGGTTTACTCAATAATTTTTCTAAGCGAGCGGTTATTCCTATGATAGATCATCATGCTATTGTGAATGGATTAGATGACAGCCCACAGCAGCATTGGAGAAATATTGTACTGGACCAGATGTACCGATCATTAAGTGATAGTGAAGGTGGTATTCGGGGCTGTGTCCGAGCTGCACTCCTATCTTGTCCAGAAGTTGATCATACAACCACAATTAAG AAACCTGTGCACTTTCACAAAGATGTACGCTGTCCTCCCCACACAGGCTTGTTGCCAAATGAATCTGCAAGCAGAAGTCATGTGGGTGTAACATCTAATGGATCTCTCAGTGAATCAGATCATCATACTATCACTGAGCTGTGTCGGCGATCTTTCTTTAAGTTGATAATGTCAGAGAAGTTTGCATCACTATGTAAACTAATGTTGGAAAACTTCCAAGGAATCAAGGTTGACAATTTTTTTGATTTTAGTCTTATACACTCAAGGATGATTGAAGGAGCTTATGAGCGTTCACCCATGCTTTTCTCTTCAGATGTTCAGCAG GTATGGAAAAAGCTTCAAAGAATTGGTACTGAAATAGTTTCTCTTGGAACGACCCTTTCGGAAATGTCAAGGACTTCTTATTCTGAATTG GTGGAAGGTGCAGTGCTCAGTGCTTCTGAAGATGGCAAAAATGAG GTCTGTACCAGGGAATCAGACTCGCACACTAAACTAGAGCAACTAGTGGCTTGTGGTGTGTTCAAAGTTTGCAGTTGCAGACATTGTGGTGAGAAGGCAGATGGGAGAGATTGCTTAGTATGTGATTCCTGTGAGGAAGTATACCATATTTCCTGTGTTGAGCCTGCTGTCAAAGTGATTCCCCACAAAAGTTGGTATTGTGTTGACTGCATTGCGAGTAGGTTACCCCATGAGAACTGTGTGGTCTGTAAGAAGCTGAATGCTCAGAGAACCCTAATTAATGGGGTTGGTGATGATATCATATCAATGAATGAAGAAACAGATATGGAATTGGAAGAGAGTTCCAATTGCATAACAGAAGTTGGAATTCAACAACAGAAAGAAACCAAATACTTCCAACTTTGTAAAATTTGTGGAAGTGACATGGAATTTGGCGAACATCTGTTGGAATGTGGCCACCCATTCTGCCCTAATAAATACTACCATAAGAGTTGCCTGACAAGTACAGAATTAAGGATGTATGGTCCCTGTTGGTACTGCCCTTCCTGTCTTTGTAGAGCTTGCCTTACTGATCGTGACGATGAGAAGATCATTCTTTGTGATGGCTGTGACCATGCATACCACATTTATTGCATGAATCCTCCGCGCACTTCAATTCCAAGAGGCAAATGGTTTTGCAGAAAATGCGATGCTGATATCCAGAAAATACGCAAGGCAAAAATGGTATTTGAGGACCTTGAAAGGGAAAGGAAACAGAAAGGTGAACAGGTGATCGATAAAGATGAAGAGGGACCGATGGATATTCTACTGAATGCGGCCCAGACTCTTAACTTGCAGGAAGAATTGGCTGCCATCCGCATGGATAGGTAA